A genomic segment from Conger conger chromosome 2, fConCon1.1, whole genome shotgun sequence encodes:
- the si:dkey-94l16.4 gene encoding transcription factor 20 isoform X1, with amino-acid sequence MSGADWTLNEIRGAVDSCLNFDMEPPPSGQSGALHPQDHSLCSLTTVFDLTRKGEESLLKTNAMETLHVVKGPSWYSINPVTSKGLVFPENDSDHTPRPSEQIQPDDAFSDTTVTLSYVNRSHVFSSRDSLSQLHPLCGVSSISRKLSCHSSSFETDPVLTEAGRGDLCMEVSQDSLSHATRPVGLASESSLLETEEEPQLFESVTGTHLVQQAVEVNGKQAASPWGMDNIELGHRDSSKKCMSSQEKDKDGCVQNGVGGSPWILRSHEEKSSGSLNTGPGVQKKCDSEVLLLISRTDDPIFLQDSQGPRHFLCSSLNGDYVSPLEDPLSPSTTSMDDMEDVFILPQTLNSPSGENSFTDEAANATRENPVNGGPSSDLSVTESSLTSVVGASSLPSDCSDDDDDDDVIEIPISRNEINTVPSAVPKPYVESPKMGDGVPDCKESVSVMEEKVRTPDLLNGNAQEDGSRFERKKLPPRSGRGMRLEAIVQNITPSRYKVTSSAHSTKKHCSPKTQTNETHQANVGPGIFKSVGSQNHKEKIYSPEKQPTVKTSSLQEDTGNIYPDHCSNKKSTSGSEHASISKPQHGSTSPKPSKPRDSNVKGTEKGPSCSSPAKCSQRALPVPKVCQKSPTKQLRASASGKSTCTAKKTHKAKRKQRKCNARQSCMFSPKEPEIKLKYVNYKEERRDKSEGFSPFVRLEVKEHSTCTVINYPEEENVRLKKGQQQAGGSGFVPGAIPSTSCLQLGRLSTESKRQSSLVCCLCGQSANSLDLGDLHGPYYPDSFKPALKAHPSLQGLKGEEDDSDSDSLSSVLGGKRAHAAGSLPQRPRHRLERAALLGACRKWGSDSDGSQSPLAKKPRAESAPDDWYSPPVVPLDTGEYWLHEDCGVWSAGVFLVKGKLYGLEEAVRLAKETVCSICHSVGATLGCLFKGCPNKYHYACAVQSGCVLNEDNFSMKCTKHKNKSVRASVKTQDNR; translated from the exons ATGTCTGGAGCAGACTGGACCTTGAACGAAATCCGAGGTGCTGTTGATTCCTGTTTAAATT TTGATATGGAACCCCCACCTTCTGGCCAGTCAGGTGCTTTACACCCTCAAGACCACTCCCTCTGCAGCCTGACCACTGTGTTTGACCTTACAAGGAAAGGGGAAGAAAGTCTGCTGAAAACCAATGCCATGGAGACTCTGCATGTGGTCAAAGGGCCCAGCTGGTACAGCATCAATCCTGTGACTAGCAAGGGACTAGTGTTTCCAGAAAATGACTCCGATCATACACCCCGGCCTAGTGAGCAGATCCAGCCAGACGATGCCTTTTCCGACACAACCGTCACACTGTCTTATGTGAACAGGTCTCATGTTTTCTCTTCCCGTGATTCCCTTTCACAGCTTCACCCACTCTGTGGTGTTTCGTCCATCAGTAGAAAACTGTCCTGCCACTCCTCTTCCTTTGAAACAGACCCAGTGCTAACAGAAGCTGGTAGAGGGGATCTTTGCATGGAGGTTAGCCAGGATTCCCTCTCACATGCCACTAGGCCTGTTGGACTGGCATCAGAGTCCAGTCTTTTAGAGACTGAGGAGGAGCCTCAGctttttgagagtgtaacagggACCCACTTAGTGCAGCAAGCTGTTGAGGTGAATGGAAAGCAAGCTGCCAGTCCTTGGGGCATGGACAATATTGAGCTTGGTCACAGAGACAGCTCCAAGAAATGCATGTCATCTCAGGAAAAGGACAAAGATGGTTGTGTGCAAAATGGTGTGGGTGGAAGTCCATGGATTCTCAGATCGCATGAGGAAAAATCCTCAGGGAGCCTGAACACAGGTCCAGGAGTCCAGAAGAAGTGTGACTCTGAAGTGCTTTTATTGATTTCTAGAACTGATGATCCAATCTTTTTGCAGGACAGCCAAGGTCCTAGACACTTTTTGTGCAGCTCCTTAAATGGAGACTATGTTAGTCCGTTAGAAGATCCTCTATCCCCCTCTACTACCTCAATGGATGACATGGaagatgttttcattttgcctCAGACACTAAATTCTCCTAGCGGAGAAAATTCCTTCACAGATGAAGCAGCAAACGCCACCAGGGAGAATCCAGTGAATGGGGGACCTAGTTCTGATCTTTCTGTAACGGAGTCAAGTCTTACATCTGTAGTAGGGGCAAGTTCCCTGCCGAGCGActgcagtgatgatgatgatgatgatgatgtcatagaAATACCCATCAgtagaaatgaaataaacacgGTGCCCTCAGCTGTGCCAAAACCATATGTGGAATCACCGAAGATGGGTGATGGTGTGCCCGATTGTAAAGAAAGCGTTTCAGTCATGGAGGAAAAGGTGAGGACCCCTGATCTTCTCAATGGGAATGCACAGGAGGATGGCAGCAGGTTCGAAAGGAAAAAACTTCCACCTCGCTCCGGGAGGGGGATGAGGTTAGAGGCTATTGTTCAGAACATCACCCCTTCCAGGTATAAAGTGACAAGCAGTGCCCATTCCACAAAGAAACACTGCAGTCCTAAAACTCAGACCAATGAAACGCATCAAGCAAATGTAGGCCCAGGCATCTTTAAATCTGTAGGCAGCCAAAAccataaagaaaaaatatacagtCCAGAGAAGCAGCCCACTGTAAAGACCTCATCCTTGCAAGAGGATACAGGTAACATTTATCCAGACCATTGCAGCAACAAGAAGTCTACCTCAGGTTCTGAACACGCAAGCATTTCCAAACCTCAACACGGCAGCACATCCCCAAAGCCATCTAAACCACGCGACTCTAATGTGAAGGGAACGGAAAAGGGACCGTCCTGCAGTTCACCAGCTAAGTGCTCTCAGAGAGCACTGCCTGTGCCAAAAGTGTGTCAGAAAAGCCCCACCAAGCAGCTCAGGGCATCCGCAAGCGGCAAATCCACGTGCACTGCCAAGAAAACCCATAAAGCCAagaggaagcaaagaaaatgcaACGCCAGGCAGTCTTGCATGTTTTCCCCAAAAGAACCGGAAATCAAGCTGAAGTACGTGAACTACAAGGAAGAGCGAAGGGATAAGTCGGAAGGGTTCTCTCCGTTTGTACGCCTGGAGGTCAAGGAGCACTCCACCTGCACTGTCATCAACTACCCTGAGGAGGAGAATGTCCGGCTGAAGAAAGGCCAGCAGCAGGCGGGCGGCAGCGGCTTCGTTCCTGGGGCCATTCCCTCCACCTCGTGTTTACAGCTGGGTCGCCTCAGCACGGAGAGCAAACGGCAGAGCTCTCTGGTCTGCTGCCTGTGCGGCCAGTCGGCCAATTCCTTAGACCTGGGGGACCTGCACGGACCTTACTATCCTGACAGCTTCAAACCCGCCCTCAAGGCCCACCCCAGCCTGCAGGGCCtgaagggagaggaggatgacaGTGACTCAGACTCGCTGTCCAGCGTGCTGGGCGGGAAGCGCGCCCACGCTGCCGGCTCCTTGCCCCAGAGGCCACGGCACAGGCTTGAACGGGCGGCTCTGCTTGGGGCATGCCGCAAATGGGGCAGTGACAGTGACGGCTCACAGAGCCCCTTGGCCAAGAAGCCCCGGGCAGAATCTGCTCCAGACGACTGGTACAGCCCCCCCGTCGTGCCCTTAGACACCGGCGAATACTGGCTTCACGAGGACTGCGGCGTATGGTCGGCTGGTGTCTTTCTGGTCAAAGGAAAGCTCTATGGGCTGGAAGAAGCTGTACGGTTGGCAAAAGAGACC GTTTGTTCCATATGCCATTCAGTGGGCGCAACGCTGGGGTGCCTTTTCAAAGGATGCCCTAATAAATATCACTACGCCTGTGCAGTGCAGTCAG GCTGTGTACTCAATGAAGACAACTTCTCCATGAAATGTACAAAGCACAAG AATAAGTCGGTCAGAGCCTCTGTGAAAACACAGGACAACAGGTGA
- the si:dkey-94l16.4 gene encoding transcription factor 20 isoform X2: MEPPPSGQSGALHPQDHSLCSLTTVFDLTRKGEESLLKTNAMETLHVVKGPSWYSINPVTSKGLVFPENDSDHTPRPSEQIQPDDAFSDTTVTLSYVNRSHVFSSRDSLSQLHPLCGVSSISRKLSCHSSSFETDPVLTEAGRGDLCMEVSQDSLSHATRPVGLASESSLLETEEEPQLFESVTGTHLVQQAVEVNGKQAASPWGMDNIELGHRDSSKKCMSSQEKDKDGCVQNGVGGSPWILRSHEEKSSGSLNTGPGVQKKCDSEVLLLISRTDDPIFLQDSQGPRHFLCSSLNGDYVSPLEDPLSPSTTSMDDMEDVFILPQTLNSPSGENSFTDEAANATRENPVNGGPSSDLSVTESSLTSVVGASSLPSDCSDDDDDDDVIEIPISRNEINTVPSAVPKPYVESPKMGDGVPDCKESVSVMEEKVRTPDLLNGNAQEDGSRFERKKLPPRSGRGMRLEAIVQNITPSRYKVTSSAHSTKKHCSPKTQTNETHQANVGPGIFKSVGSQNHKEKIYSPEKQPTVKTSSLQEDTGNIYPDHCSNKKSTSGSEHASISKPQHGSTSPKPSKPRDSNVKGTEKGPSCSSPAKCSQRALPVPKVCQKSPTKQLRASASGKSTCTAKKTHKAKRKQRKCNARQSCMFSPKEPEIKLKYVNYKEERRDKSEGFSPFVRLEVKEHSTCTVINYPEEENVRLKKGQQQAGGSGFVPGAIPSTSCLQLGRLSTESKRQSSLVCCLCGQSANSLDLGDLHGPYYPDSFKPALKAHPSLQGLKGEEDDSDSDSLSSVLGGKRAHAAGSLPQRPRHRLERAALLGACRKWGSDSDGSQSPLAKKPRAESAPDDWYSPPVVPLDTGEYWLHEDCGVWSAGVFLVKGKLYGLEEAVRLAKETVCSICHSVGATLGCLFKGCPNKYHYACAVQSGCVLNEDNFSMKCTKHKNKSVRASVKTQDNR; the protein is encoded by the exons ATGGAACCCCCACCTTCTGGCCAGTCAGGTGCTTTACACCCTCAAGACCACTCCCTCTGCAGCCTGACCACTGTGTTTGACCTTACAAGGAAAGGGGAAGAAAGTCTGCTGAAAACCAATGCCATGGAGACTCTGCATGTGGTCAAAGGGCCCAGCTGGTACAGCATCAATCCTGTGACTAGCAAGGGACTAGTGTTTCCAGAAAATGACTCCGATCATACACCCCGGCCTAGTGAGCAGATCCAGCCAGACGATGCCTTTTCCGACACAACCGTCACACTGTCTTATGTGAACAGGTCTCATGTTTTCTCTTCCCGTGATTCCCTTTCACAGCTTCACCCACTCTGTGGTGTTTCGTCCATCAGTAGAAAACTGTCCTGCCACTCCTCTTCCTTTGAAACAGACCCAGTGCTAACAGAAGCTGGTAGAGGGGATCTTTGCATGGAGGTTAGCCAGGATTCCCTCTCACATGCCACTAGGCCTGTTGGACTGGCATCAGAGTCCAGTCTTTTAGAGACTGAGGAGGAGCCTCAGctttttgagagtgtaacagggACCCACTTAGTGCAGCAAGCTGTTGAGGTGAATGGAAAGCAAGCTGCCAGTCCTTGGGGCATGGACAATATTGAGCTTGGTCACAGAGACAGCTCCAAGAAATGCATGTCATCTCAGGAAAAGGACAAAGATGGTTGTGTGCAAAATGGTGTGGGTGGAAGTCCATGGATTCTCAGATCGCATGAGGAAAAATCCTCAGGGAGCCTGAACACAGGTCCAGGAGTCCAGAAGAAGTGTGACTCTGAAGTGCTTTTATTGATTTCTAGAACTGATGATCCAATCTTTTTGCAGGACAGCCAAGGTCCTAGACACTTTTTGTGCAGCTCCTTAAATGGAGACTATGTTAGTCCGTTAGAAGATCCTCTATCCCCCTCTACTACCTCAATGGATGACATGGaagatgttttcattttgcctCAGACACTAAATTCTCCTAGCGGAGAAAATTCCTTCACAGATGAAGCAGCAAACGCCACCAGGGAGAATCCAGTGAATGGGGGACCTAGTTCTGATCTTTCTGTAACGGAGTCAAGTCTTACATCTGTAGTAGGGGCAAGTTCCCTGCCGAGCGActgcagtgatgatgatgatgatgatgatgtcatagaAATACCCATCAgtagaaatgaaataaacacgGTGCCCTCAGCTGTGCCAAAACCATATGTGGAATCACCGAAGATGGGTGATGGTGTGCCCGATTGTAAAGAAAGCGTTTCAGTCATGGAGGAAAAGGTGAGGACCCCTGATCTTCTCAATGGGAATGCACAGGAGGATGGCAGCAGGTTCGAAAGGAAAAAACTTCCACCTCGCTCCGGGAGGGGGATGAGGTTAGAGGCTATTGTTCAGAACATCACCCCTTCCAGGTATAAAGTGACAAGCAGTGCCCATTCCACAAAGAAACACTGCAGTCCTAAAACTCAGACCAATGAAACGCATCAAGCAAATGTAGGCCCAGGCATCTTTAAATCTGTAGGCAGCCAAAAccataaagaaaaaatatacagtCCAGAGAAGCAGCCCACTGTAAAGACCTCATCCTTGCAAGAGGATACAGGTAACATTTATCCAGACCATTGCAGCAACAAGAAGTCTACCTCAGGTTCTGAACACGCAAGCATTTCCAAACCTCAACACGGCAGCACATCCCCAAAGCCATCTAAACCACGCGACTCTAATGTGAAGGGAACGGAAAAGGGACCGTCCTGCAGTTCACCAGCTAAGTGCTCTCAGAGAGCACTGCCTGTGCCAAAAGTGTGTCAGAAAAGCCCCACCAAGCAGCTCAGGGCATCCGCAAGCGGCAAATCCACGTGCACTGCCAAGAAAACCCATAAAGCCAagaggaagcaaagaaaatgcaACGCCAGGCAGTCTTGCATGTTTTCCCCAAAAGAACCGGAAATCAAGCTGAAGTACGTGAACTACAAGGAAGAGCGAAGGGATAAGTCGGAAGGGTTCTCTCCGTTTGTACGCCTGGAGGTCAAGGAGCACTCCACCTGCACTGTCATCAACTACCCTGAGGAGGAGAATGTCCGGCTGAAGAAAGGCCAGCAGCAGGCGGGCGGCAGCGGCTTCGTTCCTGGGGCCATTCCCTCCACCTCGTGTTTACAGCTGGGTCGCCTCAGCACGGAGAGCAAACGGCAGAGCTCTCTGGTCTGCTGCCTGTGCGGCCAGTCGGCCAATTCCTTAGACCTGGGGGACCTGCACGGACCTTACTATCCTGACAGCTTCAAACCCGCCCTCAAGGCCCACCCCAGCCTGCAGGGCCtgaagggagaggaggatgacaGTGACTCAGACTCGCTGTCCAGCGTGCTGGGCGGGAAGCGCGCCCACGCTGCCGGCTCCTTGCCCCAGAGGCCACGGCACAGGCTTGAACGGGCGGCTCTGCTTGGGGCATGCCGCAAATGGGGCAGTGACAGTGACGGCTCACAGAGCCCCTTGGCCAAGAAGCCCCGGGCAGAATCTGCTCCAGACGACTGGTACAGCCCCCCCGTCGTGCCCTTAGACACCGGCGAATACTGGCTTCACGAGGACTGCGGCGTATGGTCGGCTGGTGTCTTTCTGGTCAAAGGAAAGCTCTATGGGCTGGAAGAAGCTGTACGGTTGGCAAAAGAGACC GTTTGTTCCATATGCCATTCAGTGGGCGCAACGCTGGGGTGCCTTTTCAAAGGATGCCCTAATAAATATCACTACGCCTGTGCAGTGCAGTCAG GCTGTGTACTCAATGAAGACAACTTCTCCATGAAATGTACAAAGCACAAG AATAAGTCGGTCAGAGCCTCTGTGAAAACACAGGACAACAGGTGA